In the Verrucomicrobiia bacterium genome, one interval contains:
- a CDS encoding acyl-CoA dehydrogenase family protein produces the protein MNFSDGYRQLWARYLRVADAIAPFAAEYDKTGAAPVKSLAAIKEAGLFGLGIAPGLPGSLNADVRATVLALTALATADPATALGFNMHIYAMRETHRQLTDEGRQLLASLGKDRLFSALTSEPGASSALPETFNPKLRVEETEGGFLLSGVKKFASNFEVSDYALVYAGDGQGAFMVLIVDTNQPGLSVKDIWNEAAEGMRNTRSNEVTFDKVFVPKEYLLYRGDNFLQSALYTDDRLFYYTSVYMGVAITLLHKFGYELKTRKAAGKTLPLIYLESNSIPFGKLIAQVEAAWTTLWNAATTVDEDGISPVAMESLARAKVLVGEAVAELIHQADQLVGLNGLLNPTISRFLRDGRTARIMPPSSKNCCEMLALSFLDLPPVGQKLT, from the coding sequence ATGAACTTTTCCGATGGCTACCGCCAGCTGTGGGCGCGTTATTTGCGAGTCGCAGATGCCATCGCGCCGTTTGCTGCTGAATACGACAAGACAGGCGCGGCGCCGGTAAAGTCGCTTGCTGCCATTAAGGAGGCCGGGCTGTTTGGCCTGGGAATTGCGCCCGGCTTGCCCGGGAGCTTGAACGCTGATGTTCGGGCAACCGTACTGGCGCTCACGGCGCTGGCCACTGCCGACCCTGCAACTGCGCTTGGTTTTAACATGCACATTTATGCCATGCGCGAAACGCACCGACAGCTGACCGACGAAGGCCGCCAGCTACTGGCAAGCCTTGGCAAGGACCGCTTGTTCAGTGCGCTGACCAGCGAGCCCGGTGCCAGCAGTGCGCTGCCTGAAACTTTTAACCCAAAGCTTCGGGTGGAAGAAACCGAGGGCGGCTTCCTGCTTTCGGGCGTTAAGAAGTTTGCTTCAAACTTCGAAGTGAGTGACTACGCGCTGGTTTACGCTGGTGATGGGCAAGGCGCCTTCATGGTATTGATCGTCGACACCAACCAGCCCGGATTGTCTGTCAAGGACATCTGGAATGAAGCTGCTGAGGGGATGCGCAATACGCGCAGCAACGAGGTGACCTTCGATAAGGTCTTCGTGCCCAAGGAGTATTTGCTGTACCGCGGGGATAACTTCCTGCAGTCGGCGCTGTACACCGATGATCGGCTGTTCTACTACACTTCGGTGTACATGGGCGTCGCCATTACCCTGCTGCACAAGTTCGGATACGAGCTTAAGACACGCAAGGCCGCCGGCAAGACGCTGCCGCTGATCTACCTGGAATCGAACAGCATTCCGTTCGGAAAGCTGATCGCGCAGGTCGAAGCAGCCTGGACAACGCTATGGAACGCGGCGACAACGGTTGACGAAGACGGCATTTCACCGGTAGCCATGGAGTCGCTGGCGAGGGCCAAGGTGCTGGTAGGGGAGGCGGTTGCCGAGCTGATTCACCAGGCTGATCAGTTGGTGGGCCTTAACGGCTTGCTCAACCCAACCATCAGTCGGTTCCTGCGGGACGGACGCACAGCGCGTATTATGCCGCCCAGTAGCAAGAACTGCTGTGAGATGCTGGCGCTGAGCTTCTTGGATCTGCCGCCGGTCGGCCAGAAGTTGACCTAG
- a CDS encoding RsmD family RNA methyltransferase, with product MKVFPQEKVILEKVVGGGQTIGTLADGRRVFVWGGVPGEEVIVQLTKRKKNYAEAVATEVTLPSPQRVAPEDPESYLSTSPWQIYSFAAEQQYKAELISEAFALHNLQLPHQVEIKTNQQQYHYRNKVEFSFWWHTDSDSLDLAFFKRGGNGKVPVHSTSLAHPAITAAAERIIAQLGQKHSQARSLKTLLLRCTQAGEVVAQLYVKDEAVAQDFTPADILAWQVSGGEVIYSDHRSPASVITKRYAQAGNLWLEDTILSIPFRYAAESFFQVNIPLYELALRDMQQFIPNGPVIDIYSGVGSIGLTIGGDQLTLVESNNAAVQEMKRNVQALKSSAKVIHTPAEQATNAITGEATIILDPPRAGLHQAVIDRLLAVKPKRIIYLSCNPVTQARDVALLHEQYAITAHTGYNFFPRTPHIEHLAVLELR from the coding sequence ATGAAAGTATTTCCGCAAGAAAAAGTTATCCTGGAAAAAGTCGTCGGTGGTGGTCAAACCATCGGCACGCTAGCTGATGGCCGCCGGGTGTTTGTTTGGGGTGGCGTGCCCGGCGAAGAGGTGATCGTACAACTCACAAAGCGCAAGAAAAATTACGCTGAAGCGGTGGCCACCGAAGTGACCCTCCCTTCGCCGCAACGCGTCGCCCCAGAAGATCCAGAAAGTTATTTATCTACCTCGCCCTGGCAAATTTATAGCTTTGCCGCCGAGCAGCAGTACAAGGCCGAACTCATTAGTGAAGCGTTCGCACTTCACAACCTCCAGCTGCCGCACCAGGTAGAAATTAAAACTAATCAGCAGCAATATCACTACCGCAATAAAGTAGAATTTAGTTTTTGGTGGCACACCGATTCAGACTCCCTTGACCTAGCTTTCTTTAAACGCGGCGGCAACGGCAAGGTACCGGTGCACAGCACTAGTTTGGCCCACCCGGCGATTACAGCGGCCGCCGAGCGAATCATAGCGCAGCTCGGTCAAAAGCACAGCCAGGCCCGCAGCCTTAAAACCCTGCTGCTGCGCTGCACACAAGCCGGCGAGGTAGTGGCGCAGTTGTATGTTAAAGACGAAGCCGTCGCCCAAGATTTTACCCCAGCCGACATTCTTGCCTGGCAGGTAAGTGGTGGAGAAGTGATCTATTCCGATCACCGATCGCCCGCCAGTGTGATTACAAAACGCTACGCCCAAGCAGGCAATTTGTGGCTCGAAGACACCATTCTTAGCATTCCATTCCGCTACGCCGCCGAAAGTTTCTTCCAGGTGAATATTCCATTGTACGAACTGGCCCTCCGCGACATGCAGCAGTTTATTCCAAACGGTCCGGTGATTGATATTTATAGCGGTGTCGGCAGTATTGGCCTCACCATAGGTGGCGATCAGCTCACGCTCGTTGAAAGTAACAACGCAGCCGTTCAAGAAATGAAGCGCAACGTTCAGGCGCTCAAAAGCAGCGCCAAGGTCATCCACACGCCCGCCGAACAGGCCACCAATGCCATTACGGGTGAAGCAACAATCATCCTCGACCCACCGCGAGCTGGCTTACACCAAGCAGTGATCGATCGTTTGCTGGCAGTGAAACCCAAACGAATTATTTACCTCAGCTGCAACCCCGTTACTCAAGCGCGCGATGTCGCCCTTCTGCACGAACAATACGCCATTACCGCCCATACCGGCTACAACTTTTTTCCGCGGACGCCACACATTGAGCATCTCGCTGTTCTAGAGCTGCGGTAA
- a CDS encoding NAD(P)H-dependent oxidoreductase, which translates to MRALILNCTLKKSPATSNTQALAKVMSNALLSQGVTSEIIRLVDSLSHLTMDSDSWTAAEDWLFLRAKINAAQIVVFAIPERVSGQQSVVRQLVACLNSQTVAGNDDPLHWEKKVAGFILVGVENRSSDITEIAIDLVKAGFTIPGRCWALSKNSAVESADAEATQAESKPRRHQSIEHAARQLVFTARALEAYRRRRAAGSQEDN; encoded by the coding sequence GTGCGAGCTTTAATTCTCAACTGCACACTAAAGAAGTCACCCGCCACTTCAAATACGCAGGCACTTGCAAAAGTAATGAGTAACGCCCTACTGAGCCAGGGCGTTACTTCTGAAATTATTCGTTTAGTTGACAGCTTGTCCCATTTGACTATGGACAGTGATAGCTGGACTGCGGCGGAAGACTGGCTGTTTTTACGAGCTAAAATAAACGCTGCGCAAATAGTAGTGTTCGCTATTCCCGAGCGAGTGAGCGGACAGCAAAGCGTGGTCCGGCAGTTGGTTGCCTGTTTGAATAGCCAAACAGTTGCCGGTAATGACGATCCACTACATTGGGAGAAAAAAGTGGCTGGTTTCATTTTAGTCGGGGTTGAGAATCGGAGCAGTGACATTACTGAAATAGCCATCGACTTAGTTAAGGCTGGGTTTACAATTCCTGGAAGATGCTGGGCGCTTAGCAAGAATTCAGCGGTCGAGTCTGCTGATGCCGAGGCGACGCAGGCAGAATCGAAACCACGCCGTCATCAGAGTATTGAGCATGCGGCACGCCAATTAGTATTCACGGCAAGGGCGCTTGAAGCATATAGAAGAAGACGGGCTGCTGGAAGCCAGGAGGATAATTAA
- a CDS encoding type II secretion system protein, with amino-acid sequence MQQFKKNRSGFTVLEVIVTLAIIGILLTIGVVSYTGYQMRTRDTAREASARIIANALEDYYNRNGEYPNVGTMISTDPEDVDHLANTLRVDQKALLTPSAPSGTLNSIVNFASTPDSTANDVFRYQGLTNGASGYSDCTSTGWTDYDYSRLYTPKLSATKLAVIVSEPRCKAFKLSYKHEASDTWKYINSINN; translated from the coding sequence ATGCAACAATTCAAAAAAAACCGGTCTGGCTTTACTGTTCTTGAAGTAATTGTTACTCTTGCAATTATTGGCATTTTATTAACAATTGGCGTGGTGTCGTATACCGGCTACCAAATGCGTACCCGCGACACTGCCCGCGAAGCAAGTGCCCGTATCATTGCGAACGCCCTTGAAGATTACTATAACCGCAATGGCGAGTACCCGAATGTTGGCACCATGATTAGCACCGATCCAGAGGACGTCGACCATTTAGCGAATACTCTTCGGGTCGACCAAAAAGCCTTACTCACCCCAAGCGCACCCAGCGGTACGCTTAATTCGATTGTTAATTTTGCCAGCACTCCTGATTCAACTGCTAACGATGTATTTCGCTATCAGGGACTAACAAATGGCGCTTCGGGGTATTCCGACTGCACGAGCACCGGATGGACAGACTATGATTATAGTCGCCTCTACACTCCAAAACTTAGCGCTACAAAGCTAGCTGTAATTGTCTCTGAGCCGCGTTGCAAAGCCTTCAAACTCAGCTACAAACACGAAGCCAGTGACACCTGGAAATACATTAACAGCATCAATAATTAG
- a CDS encoding Crp/Fnr family transcriptional regulator, with translation MATILQNPVIAPMLERARIRTYAKGQTILYPDDRSPDLFLIKDGAVSMHDIDDEGSRKVLHIFGPLALFPMVSFSTSLAPSAWFYTALADTDVYLLSYAEVKEQLENANGVSAYNLFLKQSLDEIHELLVRLNSATKTTSLGKLIAALKFLGTHHIKARSGTWQPVRFAVPHQLLADMTGLTRETVSVTMKQLYDDKIARYPASGKLELNCTKLFKV, from the coding sequence ATGGCCACAATTCTGCAGAATCCAGTTATTGCGCCGATGCTTGAACGCGCACGTATACGCACGTACGCCAAGGGTCAAACGATTCTCTATCCAGATGATCGCTCGCCTGACCTGTTTCTTATTAAAGATGGCGCAGTGAGCATGCACGATATTGATGATGAAGGAAGCCGAAAGGTGCTCCATATTTTTGGGCCGCTGGCATTATTTCCGATGGTAAGCTTTTCTACGAGCCTGGCGCCATCGGCCTGGTTTTATACGGCGCTGGCCGATACGGATGTTTATTTGCTATCCTACGCAGAGGTCAAAGAGCAACTCGAAAATGCCAATGGCGTTTCGGCGTACAACTTGTTTTTAAAGCAATCACTCGATGAAATTCACGAATTACTGGTGCGTTTAAATAGCGCCACCAAAACCACTAGCCTTGGTAAATTAATCGCCGCTTTAAAGTTTTTGGGGACGCACCATATTAAAGCTCGCAGCGGCACCTGGCAACCGGTGCGATTTGCTGTACCGCACCAATTATTGGCAGACATGACTGGGCTCACCCGCGAAACAGTCAGCGTAACGATGAAACAGCTCTACGATGACAAAATTGCTCGTTATCCAGCATCCGGCAAGCTTGAGCTTAACTGTACAAAGCTTTTTAAAGTGTAA
- a CDS encoding DUF378 domain-containing protein, with the protein MQELTVLDWISLILVIIGALNWGLVGVFKLDLVKAIFGEDSVIARIIFALVGIAGIYLIFLSMQLVRQTT; encoded by the coding sequence ATGCAAGAATTGACAGTGCTCGATTGGATTTCGCTTATATTAGTAATTATCGGTGCATTGAACTGGGGATTGGTCGGTGTGTTTAAGCTTGACCTCGTTAAGGCGATTTTTGGTGAGGATTCCGTTATTGCGCGTATCATCTTCGCGCTGGTAGGTATTGCCGGTATTTACTTGATTTTTCTTTCAATGCAACTCGTGCGCCAAACCACATAA
- the nhaD gene encoding sodium:proton antiporter NhaD, whose protein sequence is MPLVAWIGAGVFVLGYALIAFEQKFNTHKSAIALMMAGALWVLAAILGHNSEAFVAITNETAVNVFSIAAFSLASMALIEILAHYRFFDFIRTKLAKLKITERGQFVLLLALCFMLSGVLDNISLTICFILIARRFFTGRNLILAASGIVIAANAGGAWSPIGDVTSLLLWLSGKISAIDMITTAFIPTLVLTVVAGAFLYRKLRDDEFVKLDTEDDAITLSLSEKLVIGSALFAFVLPLLANMINVQPYTARLFGLGITWAIIEIVRHKSRKPRQSHLTANIEKIIQSVDLSSIMFIIGILLSVGALTSLGVLAYFSEVAVGPQPSEGWLIALSSILGLLSGVVDNSALVAIAIEVFPITDPRIWGLVSITAGTGGSLLIFASAAGIVAMGSLKELTFQAYLKLASLPALVGLFAAIITWMIQYFLFWK, encoded by the coding sequence ATGCCTTTAGTCGCATGGATAGGTGCGGGCGTGTTTGTGCTTGGGTACGCGCTGATCGCCTTCGAACAAAAATTCAATACGCATAAATCGGCCATTGCCTTAATGATGGCGGGCGCCCTATGGGTGCTGGCGGCAATTTTGGGTCATAATAGCGAAGCCTTCGTCGCAATTACTAATGAAACTGCCGTCAATGTTTTCAGTATCGCCGCTTTTTCACTAGCGTCGATGGCGCTGATTGAGATCTTAGCGCATTATCGGTTTTTTGACTTCATTCGCACAAAATTAGCTAAATTAAAAATTACCGAGCGCGGACAGTTTGTACTACTGTTGGCGCTGTGTTTTATGCTATCGGGGGTGCTCGATAACATCAGTTTGACTATTTGTTTCATTTTAATTGCTCGTCGTTTCTTTACCGGCCGCAACCTGATTTTGGCGGCGTCTGGTATTGTAATTGCCGCTAATGCTGGTGGTGCTTGGTCGCCAATTGGTGATGTAACTTCGCTACTTCTATGGTTGAGCGGTAAGATTAGCGCGATTGATATGATCACCACTGCGTTTATCCCGACGCTGGTGCTGACAGTAGTGGCAGGTGCGTTTCTTTACCGCAAACTCCGTGATGATGAGTTTGTAAAGTTAGATACCGAAGATGACGCTATTACGCTTTCGCTGAGCGAAAAATTGGTTATTGGCTCAGCACTGTTTGCTTTTGTGCTGCCGCTGCTTGCCAACATGATAAATGTCCAACCATACACTGCCCGTTTGTTCGGCCTTGGTATCACCTGGGCAATTATTGAAATTGTTCGCCATAAGAGCCGCAAGCCACGTCAGTCGCATTTGACGGCTAATATTGAGAAGATTATTCAGTCGGTTGATTTGAGTTCGATCATGTTTATTATTGGTATTCTGCTCAGCGTTGGCGCCCTCACCTCGCTGGGCGTGCTGGCCTACTTTTCAGAAGTGGCTGTCGGCCCGCAACCGTCAGAAGGCTGGCTGATCGCCTTAAGCTCGATTCTTGGCTTGCTGTCGGGCGTGGTAGACAACTCAGCCTTAGTGGCGATTGCGATTGAGGTCTTCCCAATTACCGACCCACGCATCTGGGGCTTGGTGAGTATTACTGCCGGCACGGGCGGTTCGCTGCTGATATTCGCCAGCGCAGCTGGTATCGTAGCGATGGGAAGCTTAAAGGAACTGACTTTCCAGGCCTACCTGAAACTGGCTTCGCTGCCGGCGCTAGTTGGTTTGTTCGCGGCAATTATCACCTGGATGATCCAGTACTTCTTGTTCTGGAAGTAA
- a CDS encoding NUDIX domain-containing protein yields the protein MIVPVVNRDDVIIGAKDRSALDFKKDIFRTASLWITNSQGDVLLAQRKHNKKVDPGKWAEAVGGTVEGGDSYETTIYREAQEELGIVDVPFQLGPKQLITFPARYFVQWYSVTLDWPLERFMIQTAEIEQIAWLPRAQLETELKTAPGKYIAAMPDIIALFPS from the coding sequence ATGATAGTACCAGTTGTAAACCGTGACGATGTAATCATTGGAGCAAAAGATCGATCAGCGCTTGATTTTAAAAAAGATATCTTTCGTACTGCTTCGCTGTGGATCACCAATAGCCAGGGCGACGTGTTACTGGCACAGCGAAAGCATAATAAAAAAGTTGACCCGGGTAAGTGGGCCGAGGCAGTTGGTGGAACGGTCGAAGGCGGTGATTCGTACGAAACCACCATTTACCGCGAAGCCCAAGAAGAGCTAGGTATTGTTGATGTACCGTTTCAGCTTGGCCCAAAGCAGCTTATCACCTTTCCGGCGCGCTATTTTGTGCAGTGGTACAGCGTCACACTGGATTGGCCGTTAGAACGCTTTATGATACAAACAGCTGAAATTGAACAGATCGCCTGGCTTCCCCGTGCGCAACTTGAAACAGAACTTAAAACGGCGCCAGGAAAATATATTGCGGCGATGCCGGATATCATAGCGCTATTTCCTAGTTAG
- a CDS encoding YajQ family cyclic di-GMP-binding protein, with protein sequence MATFSFDIVSEYDKGEMNNVFQQAQREIDSRFDFKNTPAAIDWLPDKAGFKIIGAGEWQIDSILDIVRKKLASRNQSSKSLDLTKPVTESNLRAMKEVPFKEGLDQEKAKMITKLLKDRFPKVKAQIQGAAVRVSSGSKDELQAVMRLLNEQDYDFTLNYTNYR encoded by the coding sequence ATGGCCACATTTAGTTTTGATATAGTTTCCGAATACGATAAGGGCGAAATGAATAATGTTTTTCAGCAAGCTCAGCGCGAAATTGACAGCCGATTTGACTTCAAAAATACCCCGGCTGCGATTGACTGGTTGCCCGATAAAGCCGGTTTTAAAATTATTGGCGCCGGCGAATGGCAAATCGATTCGATTTTAGATATTGTCCGTAAAAAATTAGCCAGCCGCAATCAAAGTTCAAAATCCTTAGACCTCACCAAGCCGGTGACTGAAAGCAATTTACGGGCGATGAAAGAAGTACCTTTTAAAGAAGGGCTCGACCAAGAAAAAGCCAAAATGATCACCAAACTTCTTAAAGACCGTTTTCCAAAAGTAAAAGCCCAAATCCAAGGCGCAGCCGTTCGGGTTTCAAGCGGCAGCAAAGACGAACTGCAGGCAGTGATGCGCTTATTAAACGAGCAAGATTACGACTTTACGCTCAATTATACGAATTACCGATAA
- a CDS encoding ATP-dependent DNA helicase, whose amino-acid sequence MNTFASRYHNLNPAQKQAVDTIEGPVMVIAGPGTGKTELLSMRVANILTKTDVLPANILCLTFTESGAAAMRERLVRLMGPAAYHVAIHTFHSFGSDIIHSYPNYFYHGAHFRPADELSSHEILQGIFEKLPYDDPLASRINNEFTQIRDTQNAISELKRSGLTPDELLKTLDHNDQFIVYANPAITAAFEVPVRSKAALAALEPLREHFFKFQESALELPGFTSLSKICAQQFSATLDTAHELGKTTPITAWRAKWCEKDIDGRTVLKDTTRSKKLRSLSHVYYEYLIAMQSRELYDFDDMILRVLHAIELFPELRYNLQEQFQYILVDEFQDTNGAQLRILLNLTNNEAQEGQPNILVVGDDDQAIYSFQGAELSNILTFREHFKDAKIITLTDNYRSVAPILTAARSIITQGQERLENQLDFIDKTLTPHKTANNAGVQLAALPTLEDEYYWLAKTIRKKIQAGHTPAEIAVLTRTHKEIMQLLPYLQREHIAVNYERRDNILESPPIKAIELVARVLQGIAEQRFDEVQARLPELLAHPAWGIAPYTLWELSLAAHKEQRFWLEVMFEQEGRLQDIAKWLVTTAHIALHESLETTIDTILGSRELQAPGDEAEDGQPLTNGETEEFVSPLRSYFFPHDALEEQPEAYLAYLEALRTIRQKFRDYQPDVTPTLAEFLRFIDLHRQTGTGIASLRTMAQDYQNAICVMTAHKSKGLEFDTVFVVNAADSVWGSKARTRSRTINFPANLPISPAGDTTDERLRLFYVATTRAKTNLLVSYSHKDSAAKDSLKAYFLQTDAWQEAEPALPETPREQIAAAESRWQQTSLRLPKQDMATILKPVLENYKLSATHLNNFIDITTGGPQTVLLQNLLRFPQAMAPSAAFGSAIHQTLQRAHAHFSATGKRRPVEDILRDFEVALTEWRLSPRDHEQYLQKGSDTLHAFLAARYGTFTETDIAEKAFGSQGVVVGNAKLTGAIDLLRVNQAERTVTITDYKTGKAAIAWHGKTDQEKIKLHRYKQQLLFYKLLVEKSRDFKNYAVTAAQLEFVEPDKHGRIATLGVAYEAAELARFENLITAVWRHIQALDFPDVSKYEPNFKDIQKFEQDLVDGAI is encoded by the coding sequence ATGAACACTTTTGCCAGCCGCTACCACAATCTCAACCCCGCCCAAAAACAAGCCGTCGACACTATTGAAGGCCCTGTAATGGTCATTGCTGGCCCTGGAACCGGCAAAACAGAGCTACTGAGCATGCGAGTGGCGAACATCCTAACTAAAACCGATGTGCTGCCGGCAAATATTTTGTGTTTAACATTTACCGAATCAGGCGCTGCCGCCATGCGCGAACGGCTGGTGCGCTTGATGGGGCCAGCGGCTTACCACGTGGCAATTCATACGTTTCACAGTTTTGGTTCAGATATTATTCATTCTTACCCCAACTATTTTTATCATGGGGCGCATTTTCGGCCAGCCGATGAACTTAGCAGCCACGAAATTTTGCAGGGAATTTTCGAAAAACTGCCCTACGACGACCCACTTGCCAGCCGCATAAATAATGAGTTCACCCAAATTCGCGACACCCAAAACGCCATCTCCGAGCTAAAACGCAGCGGCTTAACACCAGATGAACTGCTAAAAACCCTCGATCATAACGACCAGTTTATTGTTTACGCTAACCCGGCCATCACTGCCGCCTTTGAAGTGCCGGTTCGTAGTAAAGCCGCTTTAGCGGCGCTCGAACCACTGCGCGAACACTTTTTTAAATTTCAAGAATCAGCGCTCGAACTACCCGGATTTACCAGCCTTAGTAAAATTTGTGCGCAACAATTTTCGGCGACGCTCGATACCGCCCATGAACTCGGCAAAACCACGCCCATTACTGCCTGGCGGGCAAAATGGTGCGAAAAAGATATCGACGGCCGCACGGTGTTAAAAGACACCACTCGCAGCAAAAAACTGCGCAGTTTATCGCATGTTTATTACGAATACCTGATTGCCATGCAGTCGCGCGAACTATACGATTTTGACGACATGATTTTGCGGGTGCTGCACGCCATCGAGCTATTCCCTGAATTGCGTTACAACCTGCAAGAGCAGTTCCAGTATATTTTGGTAGACGAATTTCAAGATACCAACGGCGCCCAGCTGCGAATTTTGCTAAATCTTACCAACAATGAGGCCCAGGAAGGCCAACCAAACATCCTGGTAGTAGGCGACGACGACCAAGCAATTTACAGCTTTCAAGGGGCTGAGCTGAGTAATATTTTAACCTTTCGCGAGCATTTTAAAGACGCTAAAATCATCACCCTAACCGATAATTACCGTTCGGTGGCACCAATTCTTACAGCGGCGCGCAGCATCATTACCCAAGGGCAGGAGCGGCTGGAAAACCAGCTCGACTTCATTGATAAAACCCTTACACCGCACAAAACCGCCAACAATGCCGGCGTGCAGCTAGCAGCCCTGCCCACCCTCGAAGACGAATACTACTGGCTGGCTAAAACCATCCGCAAAAAAATTCAGGCCGGCCACACCCCCGCCGAAATTGCTGTGCTCACCCGAACGCATAAAGAAATTATGCAACTGCTGCCGTATTTGCAGCGCGAACATATTGCCGTGAATTACGAACGTCGCGATAACATTCTGGAAAGCCCGCCGATAAAAGCCATTGAGCTCGTGGCCCGCGTGCTGCAGGGAATTGCCGAGCAGCGTTTTGATGAAGTCCAGGCACGTCTGCCCGAACTGTTGGCTCACCCGGCCTGGGGCATTGCACCATACACGCTGTGGGAATTGAGCTTAGCGGCTCATAAAGAGCAGCGCTTCTGGCTAGAGGTTATGTTTGAGCAAGAAGGCCGGCTCCAAGATATCGCCAAGTGGCTGGTGACCACCGCGCATATTGCACTGCATGAATCCCTCGAGACCACCATCGATACCATTCTTGGCAGCCGCGAACTACAAGCCCCAGGCGACGAAGCCGAAGACGGCCAACCACTGACTAATGGTGAAACCGAAGAGTTTGTTTCGCCGCTGCGCAGCTACTTCTTCCCGCATGACGCTCTTGAGGAACAGCCTGAGGCTTATTTAGCCTACCTCGAAGCCTTGCGCACCATCCGCCAAAAGTTTCGTGATTACCAGCCAGATGTCACGCCAACCCTAGCCGAATTCTTGCGCTTCATAGACCTTCACCGGCAAACCGGCACTGGCATTGCCAGCCTGCGCACCATGGCGCAAGACTACCAAAACGCCATTTGTGTCATGACGGCCCATAAATCAAAAGGTCTCGAATTTGACACTGTATTTGTGGTGAATGCTGCCGATTCGGTGTGGGGGAGTAAAGCCAGAACCCGCAGCCGCACAATAAATTTCCCCGCCAATTTACCAATCAGCCCAGCCGGTGACACCACTGACGAACGTCTGCGCCTGTTTTACGTGGCCACAACCCGAGCCAAAACCAACCTACTGGTATCGTACAGCCACAAAGACAGTGCCGCCAAAGACAGCTTAAAAGCCTACTTTCTGCAAACCGACGCCTGGCAAGAAGCCGAACCTGCACTCCCTGAAACACCACGCGAACAAATTGCCGCCGCCGAAAGCCGCTGGCAACAAACCAGTCTCCGTTTGCCCAAACAAGACATGGCCACCATTCTTAAGCCGGTGCTCGAAAATTACAAGCTAAGCGCCACGCACCTGAACAACTTCATCGATATCACCACCGGCGGCCCGCAAACGGTGTTATTGCAAAATCTGCTTCGTTTTCCGCAGGCCATGGCACCAAGTGCGGCCTTTGGTTCGGCGATTCACCAAACATTGCAGCGTGCCCATGCTCACTTTAGTGCCACTGGCAAGCGCCGCCCGGTTGAAGATATTTTGCGCGATTTTGAAGTTGCCCTCACCGAATGGCGCCTGTCGCCACGCGATCACGAGCAATACTTGCAAAAAGGAAGTGACACTCTACATGCTTTTCTGGCCGCCCGTTACGGCACCTTTACCGAGACCGACATTGCCGAAAAAGCTTTTGGCTCGCAGGGCGTGGTGGTAGGTAACGCCAAACTCACCGGTGCGATTGACTTACTGCGCGTCAACCAGGCCGAACGCACCGTCACCATCACCGATTACAAAACTGGCAAAGCCGCCATTGCCTGGCACGGTAAAACCGACCAAGAAAAAATCAAGCTACACCGCTATAAACAGCAGCTGTTATTTTATAAACTATTGGTTGAAAAATCGCGCGATTTTAAAAACTATGCCGTTACCGCCGCTCAGCTCGAATTTGTAGAACCCGATAAACATGGGCGAATTGCCACCCTTGGGGTAGCTTATGAAGCGGCCGAGCTGGCGCGCTTTGAAAACCTTATTACAGCGGTATGGCGACATATTCAGGCCCTCGATTTCCCCGATGTCAGCAAGTACGAACCAAACTTTAAAGACATTCAAAAATTCGAACAAGACCTAGTTGACGGCGCTATTTAA